The following is a genomic window from Triplophysa rosa linkage group LG11, Trosa_1v2, whole genome shotgun sequence.
GTAACGTCGTCTTCTACCAGTGCTAACTATTTGAGATAATTTGGGATTTTTTAACTGATGCAACATTTAGTTCAGTTTCCGATATAAATGCAATATGCCACAGGCATCGGAGCTGTCGGACAAGTGCTGCCGTGGCAGGTTAAATCAAGTACTATCTCACACTTAAACAAGTGTTCATCTCTGCTAAGTCTCAGCCTGTTGTGAAGCGGAAAGAGCGGCTGGTGTGCCATGCCGGTGCCGGGAGTTTAtagcacagtgcacagacaatATAGagtatgttgtgtgtgtatataagtGTGTGTTCTGTGAGAGTGTAAAAAAGAGAGATAAGAAACAAAACAGATGCAGCCTGTGGTAGTCCTTCACCCTCCCTTCAGTCTGACCACTAAGCTGCCAACAGGCCAGTCTGGGTATAAAGCCAGGTTGGACCAGAAGGAGCCGGGCGGGCAGGGTCCATCATCACTATGAATGTGCCGAGAAGGGGGCGGAGCTGGGGCTGTGATTGGCGGACTTGACAATAGTGATGACGCTGGTGGTGGCCACCTTACCAGGCCCGCGGGTGACAGTCCGGGCAAAGCACTGCAGGGCCTCGTACTTGGCCCGGAGCGCGTCGAGCTCCAGCCGCATGCTGGCGTTCTCACAGGCCAGCTTGTCCACTTCCTGTTGCAGCTCTGTTTTTTGCCGTTCCAGCTCTTCTTTTTGCGTGACGCGCTTGATGCGGCAGCTGGCCGCGTAGCCGCGGTTCTTCAGTGTGCGGCGGCGCTGTTTCAGCCGGACCATGTCATCCTTTGTCAACCCGCGCAGGTGCTGGTTGAGCTCCCGTACCGACATGGCCACCAGCTCGTCGTCGCTGAGTGCCGGGGCATTCTCACCTGCCTCCTTCTTTAGCTGTTGTAAAAAGCAGAAAGAGAACGTTTTTATAATGAATGTCTATGCAGTTTTTAATGTGAAAGGTTCAGAAAATATGAAggaaattctctcataatttcctcaccctcatgccatccctgattcttatgacttttttcttgagctgaacacaaacattttaatggAAATATGTCACTTTGTATATATAGGTCCCAAAATGTTGAAGCTCTATAAgcatatatataaaaatgtccaaatcccaattcaaatgatttatctgtttgttttctatagCAAAATGACAGGTGTGTGAGATAGGTAAAAAATGTGAGATTATTTAGCCAAACTGTAACCAAAGCAAATGTTACATTAAAGTGAAGGTGTGGCATCATTATTACAATAAgctcggtttcacagacaagtcttcaggctagtcccagactaaaatacattttgagctgtattaactgaaaataacttgccctgatcttaaaatatgtcagtgccattattttgtttcaagatgcacatcagtaatgtttttttcttgggcattttaataaaagcgacttaaattgcCTAAATTAACCAAaacatagtcctggtttaggctaagccttgtatttgaaaccgggcctaaggggtggtttcccacACAGGGCTTAatcctagtcccagactaacttaaatgttagaggtgttttaatcgaaaacaacttgcactgacatatcttaaaatatatcagtgtgattgtttagTCTCAAGTtgcccaccagtaatgttttctgtaaagtatgtttttaaaaacaaattaaatatcctaatttaaccaaggcctagtcctggtttaaactaatccctgtctgggaaaccccCCCTAAATGTTTTAGTTATAAagagcaaggttattttagtttactaaaattaaaacttttctATTcgttgaaatcaaataaatcattGACCAATATtgaatattaaaatcaaatcaaatataaaatattcaagactatttgaaaaacttaactaaaggaaaatttcaaatgttgcctcaaaaataaactgaaataagtataaagcactaaaattataataataaacaaaaactaaaataaaacttaaatctaaattattaatcttatatagtcgcataaaaaaacaataaagcataaaatgacaaaagcatatatcaaAATTGCTAAAACGTTAATTAACATAAcacaatatataaaaagaaaagcttatttaaaatattaataaattaaaatcaaaactataactCTGATAGAGAAACATGACTTGAAATAATAGTGCAGAAGTATGGTGTAACATGTGCAGTATATGCAGGAGCCATAAGTGCTGTCTGGGGTTTAAGTCTTTGTGAAAGTGAATAATAATAGATATAATACCAGTGTCATGTACAGTGACATGGCCTTACCTTTAAAGGTTTGTTTGCTTTAAAATGAGTCGTCATGCCCTGCATACAAGCAGCT
Proteins encoded in this region:
- the mafk gene encoding transcription factor MafK, coding for MQGMTTHFKANKPLKLKKEAGENAPALSDDELVAMSVRELNQHLRGLTKDDMVRLKQRRRTLKNRGYAASCRIKRVTQKEELERQKTELQQEVDKLACENASMRLELDALRAKYEALQCFARTVTRGPGKVATTSVITIVKSANHSPSSAPFSAHS